The nucleotide sequence TCAATTGCGTTGGTGGAAACCGCCGCACTGGCCGCCACGGACCAAGGCCGTGTTGCGCCCGAAAAGACTGATGCCGCGCCAACAGAGCGTGCAGCCGCAATCGTTGACGAAAGCGCGGCAAGCTGACCCCAAGCCTGGCGATTGGCGGGGATCGGGCCAATTCAAAGGGGCGGACAAAAAAAGGCGCCCCGAAGGAGCGCCTCTTTCCGAAATTTTTTGGACCGCTTAGCAGCTGTAATACATTTTGTATTCCATTGGGTGCGGCGTGTGCTCGTAGGCGTAAACCTCTTCCCACTTCAGATCCATGTAGCCTTCCAGCTGCGACTTGGTGAACACGTCACCCGCTGTCAGGAACTCGTGGTCAGCTTCCAAGGCTTCCAGAGCTTCGCGCAATGAGCCACAGACCGTTGGGATCTCTGCCAGCTCTTCTGGCGGCAGGTCGTACAGGTCCTTGTCGGAGGATGGGCCCGGGTCGATCTTGTTCTTGATACCGTCAAGGCCAGCCATCAGCAGGGCTGCGAAGCACAGGTACGGGTTGGCAGCTGGATCGGGGAAGCGGGCTTCCACGCGCTTGGCCTTGGGGTTCTCGGCCCATGGGATACGGACACACCCAGACCGGTTACGTGCCGAGTAAGCACGCAAGACCGGAGCTTCAAAGCCCGGGATCAGGCGTTTGTAGCTGTTGGTCGATGGGTTGGTGATCGCGTTCAACGCTTTGGCGTGCTTCAGGATGCCGCCGATGAAATACAGCGCTTCCTGAGACAGGTCGGCGTATTTGTCGCCAGCAAACAAAGGCTTGCCGTCTTTGAAGATCGACATGTTCACGTGCATGCCGGTGCCGTTGTCACCTGCGATGGGCTTCGGCATAAAGGTCGCCGATTTGCCGTAGGCGTGCGCCACGTTGTGGATCACGTATTTGTATTTCTGCAGCTCGTCCGCCTGATGGGTCAGTGAGCCGAAGATCAGGCCCAGCTCGTGCTGGCAAGACGCCACTTCGTGGTGGTGCTTGTCGACCCTCATGCCGATGTTTTTCATCGTAGACAGCATTTCAGAGCGCAGGTCTTGCGCCGCGTCCGTTGGGTTCACAGGGAAGTAGCCGCCCTTGATGCCGGGACGGTGGCCCATGTTGCCCATTTCGTATTCGGCGTCGGTGTTCCAGGACGCGTCTTGTGCGTCGACCTCGTAGGACACTTTGTTCATCTCGACCGAGAAGCGCACGTCGTCAAACAGGAAGAATTCAGCCTCAGGGCCGAAGTAAGACACATCGCCAATACCTGTGGATTTCAGGTAGGCTTCGGCGCGTTCCGCAGTGCCGCGTGGGTCGCGGTCGTAGCTTTCGCCAGTGTCAGGCTCGACCACGGTGCAGTGCACGCAGAGCGTTTTTTCGGCGTAGAACGGGTCCACATAAGCCGAGGACGGATCCGGCATCAGTTTCATGTCGGACTGGTCGATGGATTTCCAACCCGCGATGGACGAGCCGTCAAACATGAAGCCCTCTTCCAGGAAGTCTTCGTCGACCTGGTCGGCCATGACTGTTACGTGCTGCAGCTTGCCGCGTGGGTCTGTAAAGCGGATGTCCACGTACTCGACGCTTTCGTCCTTCATGGTCTTAAGCATATCCTTGGCGCTCATGTGACCTGATCCTCTCTGTTAACTGATGGGTTGGATTACAATGCGTCCTCACCGGCTTCACCGGTGCGGATGCGAATGGCTTGTTCGATGCTGGAGACGAAGATTTTGCCGTCGCCGATCTTGTCCGTTTTGGCGGCACCTATGATCGCCTCAATGGCGCCGTCCACCAGATCGTCGGCCAAAACGACCTCGATCTTCACCTTGGGCAGGAAGTCCACAACATATTCGGCGCCGCGGTACAGCTCGGTATGGCCCTTTTGGCGGCCAAAGCCTTTGACCTCGGTCACGCTCAGACCTTGCACGCCCAGCTCCTGCAGGGCCTCTTTCACCTCGTCCAGTTTGAACGGCTTGATGATGGCTTCGATTTTCTTCATCGCGAGCGACTCCCTTTGCTTTGCTGCGTGAGACCACTTCTCTTTCCCCGCCACAATTGCCAAGCTGGGGCCAAAGAGGTGCAGGGCATGGATTGAAACCCTGTTTGCCTAAAATTTAGGCATGTAGCCTGCAAATGCATCTAAATGGAATCGCGAGCCAATGACAGAGCCGATGACAATCTCCTCCGCCGAAATGCGGGCCTTGGAACAGGCCGCAATCGACAGCGGCAAAGTCACGGGGCTGGAGCTGATGGAGCGTGCCGGCCAAGGCGTGGTGGATGCGATTTTTGAGGAATGGCCGGAGTTAGGAACAGTCACGAAATATGCCACGGTCCTTTGCGGCCCCGGCAATAATGGTGGCGACGGCTTTGTCATCGCTAGACGGTTGGCTGAACGGGGCTGGGCCGTAGAAATGCCCTATCTTGGCGACCCGATGCGATATTCGCCAGATGCGGCGAAGATGTTTTCTTTGGTGCCAAACACGGTATTAGCAGTCCAAGTAACGGCCGATGAAGCACCGGCCATTGGCTCTGCTATTTTCGAAACAGAGACAGTTCTGGTCATTGACGCTGTTTTTGGGATCGGTCTGTCCCGCGCATTAGATCGCGACTATGCTGGGCTGCTTTGTTCCGATCTTGCAATGTATTACATGGCAGATCTTGGCGTGAAATGTGTTGCTGTCGATATCCCATCGGGGCTGTCATCTGACCACGGGCAACCTTTAGGAAACGCCTTCAGGGCCCATTTGACAGTTACGTTTCATAGCTTGAAGCCCGGTCACGTTCTACGGTTTGGACCGGAATATTGTGGCAAAACCGTAGTCAAGGATATCGGCCTGTGACCAGCCTCGTACTCTCCGCCACACAAATTGACGCGCTCCGGAAGCATCCGCACCAGCACAAGTACGATCACGGGCACCTGTTGGTCCTGTCTGGCCCGCGCCATCAGACCGGCGCGGCACGGCTCGCCGCCATATCCGCGCTTAGAGCAGGCGCGGGGCTGGTGACCATGGGCGCAACCGAACGCACTTTGCCGGAACTGGCGGCGCATTGCACCGAAGTGATGCTGGCGCAGATAGAGACCGGGGCTGCGCTCTCTGCCATGCTGGATGCGGACCAGCGCGTCAACGCGCTGTGCATCGGGCCGGGGCTGCGGGTGGATCGCCATGGTGGTGATCTGGTGATGCACGCGCTGCAAAGCAAAAGGCCCTGTGTGCTGGATGCGGATGCATTGACGCTCATCGCTCAGAATGATGCTCTACGATCCGACGTCCACGACACATGTGTACTCACTCCGCATATGGGCGAGTTCAAGCGGCTTTTCCCCGACATCAACATCGACGACAAAGCCAAGGCGGCTCAAACGGCTGCGGACCAAATCGGCAGCGTGATCCTGCTCAAAGGGTCGCAAACCGTCATAGCAATGCCCGGCGGCAAACCCGCCACATTAGACAGCTCCAAAATGAAAAACGCCCCCTGGCTGGCGACAGCGGGGGCGGGGGATGTGTTGGCGGGTATCATTGCGGGCTTGTTGGCTCGGGGGATAGAACCGGTGGAGGCGGCGCAAATTGGCGCCGTGCTGCATCTTCACGCAGCAGGCGCCAAAGGGCCGGGGCTGGTAGCAGGTGATCTGCCGTACCTGCTACCAAAGGCCTTGCAAGACTTGGGCGTTTAGGCCGCGTCTGCAAAATCCAAGGTGTCGACCGAGGCAACGGTCAGTTTGGACACGATCTCGACTCCATCGGCGTAGAACACTTCCTCGCCGTCGAAGCGCAGCTCGTAGACGGAATGGTCCGACACGGCGTCTTCTTCCGAGATGTATTTGCCATCGACCATGCGGGCAATCGGGATGATCACCGCGTCGCGGCCAAACAGAACCTCAGCGCGCCAGTCGCGGACCATGACTTCCTGATCAGGGGCAACTTTCATTTCTGACGTTGGGCGGGAATAGCCCAAAGTGCCTCTGCCAACTGTGATGGCGCGGAATGTGTGAGTGGTGACGGACAGTTCGCGCAAAACGCGCAGGCCGTTGCGGGTGATGATGCGCTCGCCGGCTTCCAGCTCGGCGATTGGCTTGTAGCCTGACATCGTCAGAACGTTGCAGTTGCCAAGAAGGCCGGTGATTTTTGCAGCGTTGTTCATTTCGTTTCCCCCACCGTGAGTTTTGAGCGTGTTGGCAGACATCGTCTCTCTCCGGTTTAATATTTCGATAAGGATTGATCGCCGCCAATTGGGGCACAAAAGGGGCGGACCTGTGCCCCAATGCGGGCGATGTCAGGATCATTTCGGGGCCAAACCGGGCAAAATCAGGCGATAGGGCGGGAATACCTTACCATCTGGGGCGATTTTTGCCTCGCATCCCCGCATGACCTTTGCTAATGACACGCCAACTCAGCCGCAGGTTCGCTTGCGGCTGTGAAAGTTTTTGCGGGTGTGGCGGAATTGGTAGACGCACCAGATTTAGGTTCTGGCGCCGCAAGGCGTGGGGGTTCAAGTCCCTTCACCCGCACCATGACTATATATAAGGACGGACATGACATGACGGTCACTGAGACCCTGAACGAAGGCCTCAAGCGCGGCTATACCATCGACATCCCAGCCGCAGATCTGGATGCCAAGGTGAATGAAAAGCTGCTTGAAGCGCAGCCCGACGTTGAAATGAAGGGCTTCCGCAAAGGCAAAGTCCCGATGGCGCTGCTGAAAAAGCAGTTTGGCGACCGTGTGATGGGCGAAGCCCTGCAGGAAACAATCGACGGTGCCATGTCCAAGCATTTCGAAGAATCCGGCGACCGCCCCGCGATGCAGCCTGAGATGAAGATGGAAGGCGAAGACTGGAAGCCAGGCGACGACGTCAAAGTGAACGTGTCCTACGAGACTTTGCCTGAGATTCCCGACGTGGACATGAAGAAGATCAAGCTGGAACGCATGGTCGTCAAAGCCGACAAGAAAGACGTCGACGAAGCGCTGTCCAACCTGGCCGAATCCGCGCAAAACTTCGAAGACCGCAAAAAGGGCTCAAAGTCGAAAGACGGCGACCAGGTGGTCATTGATTTCCTTGGCAAAGTTGACGGCGAGGCCTTTGACGGTGGTGCTGCGGAAGACTACCCGCTGGTGCTTGGGTCCAACTCCTTTATCCCCGGTTTCGAAGAGCAGCTGGTTGGCGCCAAAGCCGGCGATGATGTAGAAGTTAAGGTCGACTTCCCCGCTGAATACCAAGCCGAGCATCTGGCGGGCAAAGCTGCCGTGTTCGAATGCAAGATCAAAGCGGTCAAAGAACCAAAAGCCGCCAAGCTGGATGACGAGCTGGCCAAGCAGTTCGGCGCCGAGGATCTGAAAGCGCTGACCGCACAGGTCGAAGAGCGCCTAGAGGCCGAATACACAGGTGCATCGCGCGCTGTGATGAAGCGTAAATTGCTTGATGAGCTGGATAAGTTGGTAAAATTTGAATTGCCTCCGTCGCTTGTTGATGCGGAAGCCGGTCAAATTGCGCACCAGCTGTGGCATGAAGAAAACCCTGAAGTGGAAGGCCACGACCACCCAGAGATCGAAACCACTGACGAGCATAAAACGCTTGCTGAGCGCCGCGTGCGTTTGGGCCTGTTGCTGGCCGAGCTTGGTCAGAAAAACGAGATCGAAGTGACCGACGCCGAGATGACCCAAGCGATCATGAACCAAGCGCGTCAATACCGTGGGCAAGAGCGTGAATTCTTTGAATTCGTTCAAAAAAATCAGCAAATGCAGCAACAAATGCGCGCGCCGATTTTTGAAGACAAAGTCGTCGACTTCGTGTTCGAGCTTGCTGAAGTGAAAGACAAAACCGTTAAGAAAGCGGACCTTGAAAAAGCTGTTGAAGCACTGGACGACGACGCGGCATAAGCGCGCTTTCAACTGCAATTACGATCTAGGCCGGTCCCAGCGGATCGGCCTTTTTTGTTGCCTCATGCGCGCGATGCGTCACTGAATGAGCATGACCTTGCTGAAATTCTGCCCCAATTCCTGGTCAACATGCCTTTAACGAGAACACGTTAAGGGTTGGGATATGGCACTCGCTGACTACGGATTTGATGCAACTTTTGAGGCTTCTGAAAACGAAAGCCCGATTGTTTTGTCGTTGGACGAAAGCACCACGCGTACCGGTTATGCGGTGCGGGCATCTCAGGCGGCCGCGGGGCTCAAGGCGCGCTATAGCCGCATCATTCTGTCAGCAGCTATGTCGGGGACCGGTCTGTTTCTCATGATCGCTGGCGGTTCCATCGTCGCCGATGGGGCGAAGGGCGCATGGCTTTTGACCCCGATCGCGATCTACCTCTTTCTGGCGGGCCTTGTCTGGTTGTCGGCGCTGCTGCGTCGCCCGCAGGAGCTGAACGTTGACCACAAAGGGCGTTGTTTCCATCTGATCAAGCGCGGGCTGCGCGGGGCGGAAGTCGGGCGTCAGACCATCCGGTTTGAAGAGGTGGTGAAAATTTCGCTGATTGACCATCTGGCTTCGCTCGACATGCGGGCAAGCGCGATGAATTGGGACATGGGCCGCATTGACGTCACTTGGCGTCAGAACACGGTGACCCCCATGATCACAGGCGATGTCGCCGAGCTGGAGCCGCTGCTACGCCGTTTGCGCCGCGAAGTGGGTATGGCGTAAGTCACACGGCCTCATCGCATGTTACTGGGCCCGCCTGACAAGGCGGGTTTTTTGTTCCATAAACGCTCAGGCACCATGTTAACCCGTTGCGGATCTGCATTATGACGATGAAACGACTGAATATTCTGGCAGTGTTCGGCGTATTCCTCATCGCAGCCACACTATACCTTTGGGGGCAGCCGCCCATTTGCACCTGTGGAGAGGTGAAGCTGTGGATCGGCTCCATTTTCGATAGCGGAAATTCCCAACATATCGCGGACTGGTATACTTTGAGCCATATCCTGCACGGTGTGCTGATCGCGCTGGGTGGGCGTCTGCTGTTCCCGCGCGTCCGGTTTGAGACGCTATTTTTGGTGGCAATTGTGACCGGCGTCGGCTGGGAAATCGTCGAGCATACCGAATTTGTCCTTGGCGCATTTCGCGCCACGACAGTCAATCAAGGCTATTATGGTGACAGCATCCTGAACGCCGTCGCGGATTACATCTGGATGATGGGCGGATTTTTCGCGGCCTCAGCGATGCGCACGCTCTATGTGGTGATCGCCGTCGCGGTGCTGGAATTGTCAGCCGCCTTCATTGCGCGCGACAGTCTCACGCTCAGCACGCTAATGCTGCTCTTCCCGGTCGATGCGGTGGAAACCTGGCAGCAAGAGCTGAACCCGAACAAGCCAAGTTCCTGACGCAAAAAGAAAAAGGCCGCCCAGAATAGGGCGGCCTTCTCAATTCTCGAAACGCCGGAAGGCTTAGTCTTCTTCGGACGCCGCGTCTTCTTCAGCAGGTGCATCTTCT is from uncultured Litoreibacter sp. and encodes:
- a CDS encoding DUF2585 family protein → MTMKRLNILAVFGVFLIAATLYLWGQPPICTCGEVKLWIGSIFDSGNSQHIADWYTLSHILHGVLIALGGRLLFPRVRFETLFLVAIVTGVGWEIVEHTEFVLGAFRATTVNQGYYGDSILNAVADYIWMMGGFFAASAMRTLYVVIAVAVLELSAAFIARDSLTLSTLMLLFPVDAVETWQQELNPNKPSS
- a CDS encoding P-II family nitrogen regulator, with amino-acid sequence MKKIEAIIKPFKLDEVKEALQELGVQGLSVTEVKGFGRQKGHTELYRGAEYVVDFLPKVKIEVVLADDLVDGAIEAIIGAAKTDKIGDGKIFVSSIEQAIRIRTGEAGEDAL
- the tig gene encoding trigger factor; the protein is MTVTETLNEGLKRGYTIDIPAADLDAKVNEKLLEAQPDVEMKGFRKGKVPMALLKKQFGDRVMGEALQETIDGAMSKHFEESGDRPAMQPEMKMEGEDWKPGDDVKVNVSYETLPEIPDVDMKKIKLERMVVKADKKDVDEALSNLAESAQNFEDRKKGSKSKDGDQVVIDFLGKVDGEAFDGGAAEDYPLVLGSNSFIPGFEEQLVGAKAGDDVEVKVDFPAEYQAEHLAGKAAVFECKIKAVKEPKAAKLDDELAKQFGAEDLKALTAQVEERLEAEYTGASRAVMKRKLLDELDKLVKFELPPSLVDAEAGQIAHQLWHEENPEVEGHDHPEIETTDEHKTLAERRVRLGLLLAELGQKNEIEVTDAEMTQAIMNQARQYRGQEREFFEFVQKNQQMQQQMRAPIFEDKVVDFVFELAEVKDKTVKKADLEKAVEALDDDAA
- the glnA gene encoding type I glutamate--ammonia ligase, which codes for MSAKDMLKTMKDESVEYVDIRFTDPRGKLQHVTVMADQVDEDFLEEGFMFDGSSIAGWKSIDQSDMKLMPDPSSAYVDPFYAEKTLCVHCTVVEPDTGESYDRDPRGTAERAEAYLKSTGIGDVSYFGPEAEFFLFDDVRFSVEMNKVSYEVDAQDASWNTDAEYEMGNMGHRPGIKGGYFPVNPTDAAQDLRSEMLSTMKNIGMRVDKHHHEVASCQHELGLIFGSLTHQADELQKYKYVIHNVAHAYGKSATFMPKPIAGDNGTGMHVNMSIFKDGKPLFAGDKYADLSQEALYFIGGILKHAKALNAITNPSTNSYKRLIPGFEAPVLRAYSARNRSGCVRIPWAENPKAKRVEARFPDPAANPYLCFAALLMAGLDGIKNKIDPGPSSDKDLYDLPPEELAEIPTVCGSLREALEALEADHEFLTAGDVFTKSQLEGYMDLKWEEVYAYEHTPHPMEYKMYYSC
- a CDS encoding NAD(P)H-hydrate dehydratase, with translation MTSLVLSATQIDALRKHPHQHKYDHGHLLVLSGPRHQTGAARLAAISALRAGAGLVTMGATERTLPELAAHCTEVMLAQIETGAALSAMLDADQRVNALCIGPGLRVDRHGGDLVMHALQSKRPCVLDADALTLIAQNDALRSDVHDTCVLTPHMGEFKRLFPDINIDDKAKAAQTAADQIGSVILLKGSQTVIAMPGGKPATLDSSKMKNAPWLATAGAGDVLAGIIAGLLARGIEPVEAAQIGAVLHLHAAGAKGPGLVAGDLPYLLPKALQDLGV
- a CDS encoding NAD(P)H-hydrate epimerase; this translates as MTISSAEMRALEQAAIDSGKVTGLELMERAGQGVVDAIFEEWPELGTVTKYATVLCGPGNNGGDGFVIARRLAERGWAVEMPYLGDPMRYSPDAAKMFSLVPNTVLAVQVTADEAPAIGSAIFETETVLVIDAVFGIGLSRALDRDYAGLLCSDLAMYYMADLGVKCVAVDIPSGLSSDHGQPLGNAFRAHLTVTFHSLKPGHVLRFGPEYCGKTVVKDIGL
- a CDS encoding Hint domain-containing protein — translated: MNNAAKITGLLGNCNVLTMSGYKPIAELEAGERIITRNGLRVLRELSVTTHTFRAITVGRGTLGYSRPTSEMKVAPDQEVMVRDWRAEVLFGRDAVIIPIARMVDGKYISEEDAVSDHSVYELRFDGEEVFYADGVEIVSKLTVASVDTLDFADAA